GAGGCAAAGATTTCATTTCAAAATAATGAAATTACACAGGAAGCATATGATGAAATTGTGAATGAAGAGATTACAAAAGTTGTAGCAAAACAGAAAGAACTTGGATTTCATGTAATCACCGATGGAGAATTCAGAAGAACTTTCTGGCATCTTGATTTTATGTGGGGACTGGAAGGCGTTGCACATGAAAACACGGGAAATGGGGTAAAGTTTGATGCAGAGTTAGCAGTGCTTGACGACACCTATCTCGTAGGAAAAATCAAGGCAAAAGCACATCCATTCGTAGAATATTTCAAATTTTTAAAACAGTTTGAAGATGAAAATACAGTTGCAAAATATACCATCCCGGCACCGGCACAGACATTCCAGCAGATGGTTGTTCCAATGAATCTGGAAAATACAAGAAAATATTATGCAACAAATGAGGAGTTGATTAAGGATATCGGAAAAGCATATCAGGAGGTCATTAAACAATTTTATGATGCCGGGTGTCGAAATCTTCAATTGGATGATTGTACATGGGGTGCAGTAGTCGGTGATGCAGCAGCACTTCGTTATAAATCATTGGGAGAAAATCTTGAGGATGTAAAACAACAGTTACTTGAAGTAAATAATTTGGCATTGGAAGGAAAACCAGAAGACATGGTGATCACTTCACACATTTGCAGAGGCAATTATCATTCCACATTTTTTACAAGTGGACCATATGATACAGTAGCTGATTATGTATTTGCAAAAGAAAATGTAGATGCACTGTTTCTTGAATATGACGACGAAAGATCAGGAGGATTTGCACCACTTGCAAAAGTATCAGAAGATAAGACCGTAGTATTAGGGCTTATTACAACAAAATCCCCGGTACTTGAAGATAAAAAAACGGTGATTAAGAGAATAAATGAAGCTGCCAGATATGTTCCATTAGACAGATTGTGTTTAAGTCCACAGTGTGGATTTGCTTCCTGTGAGATTGGAAATAAACTGACAGAAGAAGAACAATGGGCAAAACTCAGACTTGTAAAAGAAATAGCAGAAGAAGTCTGGGGAGAATAGACCATTTGGGGACGTAGGAACATTTGGGGACGGGGTTTAGTGGCTCTTTTGGCATGCCAAAAGAGCCACTAAACCCCGTCCCCAAATGTTCCTATTCTTGTAAAAAATAAAAAAACGCCGTATAATAGCGTTACAAATTGTAACACTATTATACGGCGTTTTTTTTATTAGCAAGAGAATATTTATTAGAATTGGAGTCAAAACAATGAAACTGATATTGGTGCAAGTCATTCTGCTTTCTTTCCAGACCCTATTGTATTTCGGCTGCGAGTTTTTTCAGAGCAGGATCCATGACGTAAAACGTCCGGTGGATGATAAGATTCCTTTTCTTCCATGGACGGTGTTGCTTTACTGTTTTTGGTTTCCGCTGATTGCTTTTTATCCGCTGATCGTTTTCAGGACAGATTCATATTCTTGTTGTACTTATCTGATGACTATGATATTGGAAGTTGTACTCAGTGTGTTGTGTTATCTGCTCTATCCGACTTCTTTTCAGAGACCGGTGCCTCCGGATGGTTTCTGGGGCAATTTTATGAAATTTATTTATCGTGGCAGTTATAGAGGATTGAATTGTGCACCAAGTCTGCATTGTTCCAGTTGTTTTCTTGTAATATGTGTTTCTTGCACATGTGAGGGAATGAATCCGTGGGTTCGGATATTTACAACTTTAATTGCTGTCATAATTGTGCTGTCAACACTTACAACAAAACAGCACACACTAATTGATGTGCTGACAGCAGTTCCACTTTTTGGGATTAGCAGGATTCTGGGAATTTGGTTGACAGTACGATATTATGTACCGATTTTGACGTTTATTGGGAATTAAGTAAAATTTTAAAGGAAGGTGTAACTATGAAAATGATAAAAAAGATTAAGATGGATATGTGGATTAACGTGTTTATGCTGCTTTTGATTGGCATAGTGTTTGTTGTTCGTCCACAGGACTCGCTGGAAGTGGCAGCTATGATCGCAGGGGCAGTGATACTTGCAAATGGTATTTTTGACCTCATTTATTATTTCCGGGTGTGGGTAGATTTTTATTCAAGGGGTTCTCTGTTTGAAGGAATCATGAAGTGTGTTTTGGGAATTTTTATAATTACCCATGCAGGAATTACGACAGTCTTATTTTCATATGTGTTTAGCATTTATATTATAATTAACGGCATTATCTGTATAGAAACAGCAATTTATATGCAAAGGGCATTTGAAGTGAATTGCATAAAAGATGTGATTTTGTCATGCTTTGTAGTGGTGGGTGGAATTATTATGATGTTCTTTTCACCAAATACAGTAAAGCTGGCTGCAATTATGACAGGAATTATTTTTATTATAAATGCGGTAATTGATGGAGTAATTTTATATCGTATTCATAGAATAAGCAGAAAATGTGCCGAAAAGCTTCAGGATGCCGTAGATGAATTGAGTGGAAATATTATTGATGAATGATTATTTGGGGACGGTAGACCATTTGGGGACGGGGTTTAGTGGCTCTTTTGGCATGCCAAAAGAGCCACTAAACCCCGTCCCCAATCGACTCTCCTTGTGCTATAATATAATGGAATAATTAAAAAGAAAAGGAGATTGGTATGCATACATTAAAAAAATTTATTCAATATTATGGACCGTACAAAGGGGTATTTTTTCTGGATTTGATCTGTGCTGCTGTAATCAGTCTGGTGGACCTGGCATTTCCGCAGATTTTGCGGATACTAACGAAGACTTTATTTACGGAGAGTTCTGCCACAATCCTGCAAGCTTTATTGCCGATGGCAGTGATTTTGTTTGTAATGTATTTGATTCAGACAGGATGTAAATATTATGTCAGCTACCAAGGGCATATGATGGGGGCACGTATGGAGAGTGACATGCGTCAGCAGTTGTTTGATCATTATGAGAAATTATCATTTTCTTATTACAATAAGAATAATTCTGGACAGATGATGAGTAAACTGGTGTCAGATCTTTTTGATATTTCAGAGTTTGCACATCATGGACCGGAAAATTTATTTATTTCATTAATAAAGATCATCGGCTCTTTTGTATTTTTGTTCCTGATCAACTGGAAACTGGCAATTCCTCTTTTGATACTGGTAGTATTTATGGTGATTTTTTCTTATGGACAGAACCGCAAGATGCAGGCAACATTTATGGACAACAGACGTAAGATTGGGGATTTGAACTCAAGCCTGCAGGATACATTAGCGGGAATCCGTGTAGTGCAGTCTTTTGCAAATGAAGATATTGAGCGGGAGAAGTTTAAAAAGAGTAATCAGGGATTTTTGATTTCAAAAGATGCCAATTATCGTTGTATGGGCAGTTTTATGAGTGGAAATCTATTCTTCCAGGGAATGATGTATCTGATGACACTTGTATTTGGCGGATGGCTGATTGCACATGGACAGATGGAGGCAGGTGATCTTGCGATGTATGCTTTATATATCGGAATCTTTATCAGTCCGATCCAGATTCTGGTGGAGCTGACAGAGATGATGCAGAAAGGATTGTCTGGATTTAGAAGATTTTTAGATGTAGTTGAAACAGAACCAGAAATTGTAGATGCAGAGGATGCAAAGCCGTTGGAGAATATTAAAGGTCATGTACGTTATGAAGACGTTTCTTTTCATTATAGTGATGACAATACTTTAGTACTTGCGGATGTGTCTATTGATATTCCGGCAGGAAAATCAATTGCGCTTGTGGGACCGTCGGGAAGTGGAAAGACAACAATCTGTTCACTGCTTCCAAGATTCTATGATGTGACCGGCGGACGTATTACGATTGATGGAAAAGATGTAAGAGAACTGACTTTAAAGAGTCTGCGTAGCCAGATAGGGCTGGTACAGCAGGATGTGTACTTATTCTGCGGAAGTATTCGTGATAACATTGCATATGGAAAGCCGGGTGCGTCGATGGAAGAAATCATAGCTGCAGCAAAGAGGGCGAATATCCATGATTTTATTATGGAATTGCCGGATGGTTATGAAACTTTTGTAGGAGAACGTGGAACAAGATTATCAGGAGGGCAGAAACAGAGAATTTCGATTGCAAGAGTATTTTTAAAGAACCCTTCCATTTTAATTTTAGATGAGGCTACCAGTGCGCTGGATAATGAGAGTGAGAGATTTATTCAGAAGAGTCTGGATGAGCTGGCAAAAGATAGAACCACGATTACGATCGCACATAGATTATCAACTGTCCGTAATGCAGATGAGATATTGGTAGTGGCTGATACGGGAATCGCAGAGCGTGGAACACACGAAGAACTGCTGGCAAAAGGCGGAATTTACGCACATTATTATGAAATGTCGTAAAATTGTGCTGAAAGAGGAAAAAGAGTGACGTAGAAAAAAATGTTCAAAAATGATTATTACTGATACAACAAAATATTTAACAAAAAAATAAACATCTTAGCGAAAAACGGAACGCAGTAAGAAATAAGATAAAGTAGAATTACAATTACAGTAAGATTACTTATCGGAAATTTTATTCTTCAGGAGGAAACATATATGAAATATTATTGTAATCCAATTAACGTTCCGTATCGCTATCAATTCAATATGGATCCACGCTCCCACGGGAAATTACAAATTGACAGGGAAGCGGCGGATCCTTCTATGATTTTATTTCAGGGAAAATATTATATCTTCGCGTCAATGAATCTTAGCGTATGGGTATCAGAGGATATGGTGAACTGGGAGTCTTACAGATTACCGGATAATCTGCCTCTTTATGATTATGCACCGGATGCAAGGGTATGTGGAGATTATGTCTATTTCTGTGCATCCAAAAAAGGAGAAAACTGTAATTATTACAGAACAAAAGATATTATAAACGGACCATATGAGGAAATTCCAGGAACGTTTGATTTCTGGGATCCGAATTTATTCTTTGATGAAGACGGAAGAGTATATTTTTATTGGGGATGTTCTAATATTACATCGGTCTGGGGTGTCGAGCTGGATCCGGTTACGATGGTTCCAAAGACAGAACGGATTGACCTTTTATCTGGTAATGCCTATGAAAGAGGTTATGAACGGATGGGCGTGGATCATTGTGAATTTCCGAAAAGCGAGGAAGAAGTGGAGATGATGTTCCAAGAATTTGTGAAGCAGAACGGAATTAGCGTAGATCAGATACCAAAACAGATGATTCCACAGATTCGGGGAATGTTTACAAGAAGAGCATTTATTGAAGGAGCGTGGATGGATAAGCAGAATGGAAAATATTACCTTCAGTATGCATGTCCGGGGGCTGAGTATAATGTCTATGCAGATGGTGTCTATATGTCAGATTCACCGCTTGGCCCATTTGAACTTGCAAAGAATAATCCGTTTTCCTATCATCCGGGTGGATTTATGCCGGGAGCAGGACATGGTTCAACTATGTGGGATAAAGAAGGAAATCTCTGGCACACTTCAACGATGAGAATCAGTGTAAACCACCAGTTTGAGCGGCGTGTAGGTATCTGGCCGGCCGGCTTTGATGCAGATGGGGAATTGTTCTGCAATCAGAATTATGGAGACTGGCCAAGAGCTGTAGCAGAGGGATGCAATGATCCGTGGAAAGAGCCGGACTGGTATCTCCTTAGTTATGCGAAACCTGTGAAATGTTCTTCCAACGAAGAGGGCAAGGGCGCAGAGCAAACAGTAGATGAGGATTCTCAGACCTGGTGGAGGGCAAAGACAGCAGAAAGCGGACAGTGGCTTGAGGTGGATCTGGAGCAGGTAATGGACGTAAGAGCCGTCCAGATTAATTTTGCAGATGATAATCTTCCGATTGCTTCACCGGGAAAAATACAGGGCTCTGTTACACAGCCGAGATATATTGAAGAGCGAGAATTGTGTACAAGATGGAAGTTTGAAGGCTCAACAGATGGAATTGAATATTTTACAATTGAGGATAAATCAGAGGCAGTGACAGATCTTCCACATGATTTTATTGTTAGGGAAAATGGAATTCAGGTACGTTTCCTGCGTCTTACAATCCTTGAGATTCCATATGATGTGGCACCATGCATCTCCGGGGTACGTGTATTTGGTCTGGGGGATGGAGAAAAAGCAGAGGTACCGGAGTTCACAGCGAAAAGAAGTGAAGACCGGCTGGATCTTCTTCTTACGATTGAAGGAAAGAAGGATGCCATTGGTTATAATATTCTCTGGGGACATGAAGAGAATAAACTGTATCACAGTTATCAGATTTACCGTGATACAGAAGATGTACAGGCAAAAAAGAATCATGTGATAAAGAAAAGAATCGGGGCACTTGTGAAAGCACAAGAGTATTTTGTGCGAGTAGATTCTTACAATGAAAATGGAATTACAAAAGGACAGGTTGTCAGACTGTAAAGGAGCATTAGAAGCATAGATGAAAGCAGTAAATTTAAGAACAGAACATTTAGTAGATCCAATCGGAATTGATATCCGGACGCCATATCTTTCCTGGAACTGTGAAGAGGGAAAAAAGCAGACAGCTTATGAGATTGAGGCAGTATCTGATGGAAAAGTGGTTTGGAACAGTGGGAAAAAAGAGTCAGATGAGATGCATACTACATTCGGGAAAGAAGCAGAAAGCAGACAGAACATTTCCTGGAAAGTACGTCTTTGGGACGAAAACGGAAAAGAAGGAGAATGGAGTAAGGAAGGAGTCTTTGAGCTGGGAATTCTTGAAAAAAATCAGTTTGTGGCAAAATGGATCAATCCGGAACTGGTCTGTGATCCGAAAGTGCACAAGCCGGCAAGCTGTCTGAAAACTTCATTTTTCCTTGAAAAAGCAGGTAGAGCAAGACTTTACATTACTTGTCATGGGTTATATGAAGCTTCAATCAATGGAAAAAGAGTAGGAAATTTTGTGCTGGCACCGGGTACCTATACTTATGATAAAAAGTTGGCATATCAGACTTACGATGTATCTGGACTGGTACACGAAGGAGAAAACGAAGTGCAGGTGATTCTGGGAGATGGCTGGTACCGTAGTTGTTCAGGTGTTGATGGAGACAGAAATCTGTATGGAGAAGATATTGCACTTTATTTCCAGCTCGAAGTTGACGGAAAGCCAGTATGTATCTCGGATGAGAGCTGGAAGGCTTCTCAGTCTGGACCAATCCGGGAAAATGATATGCAGCAGGGAGAAGTAATCGACGCCACGATGGAAGAGCCAGATGATTATCATGAAGTGAAAGTGGAAGACTTTGGCGTGGAAAATTTTGTATGTTCAAACTGCGTACCAATCGTAGAGTGTGAGCATTTTGAAGGAAAGATTATAAAAACACCAAATGGTGAAATCGTGATTGATTATGGACAGAATCTTGCGGGTTATATTGAATTTACAGTAAATGCCCATGCAGGTGATAAAATTGTCCTGACACACGGAGAAACTTTAGATGAAAATGGAAATTTCACGACAGAAAATTTTCAGGATAGAAAACGTCATAAAGAAGGTGGAACAAAACAGCAGGTTGTTTATACTTGTAAAGAAGGAGAAAATCATTACAAATCCAAATTTACAATATGGGGATTCCGTTATGCACTGGTTGAAACAGAGATTAATTTGTCCGATGCCAAATTCACTTCCATTGCGGTATATTCAAAGATGGAACAGCTTGGAACATTTACCTGTTCCAATGAAGATGTCAATCAGTTAGTTAAGAACAGTATCTGGAGTCAGAAGTCTAATTTCTGTGATGCACCGACAGACTGTCCAACAAGAGAGCGCGCAGCCTGGACAGGAGACATGGGTGTATTTGCGGATACAGGAATTTATCTTGAAGACTGTTATCCGGTAATCCGTAAATGGCTGGATGAATGTAGAATTAACCAGTATGAGGATGGAAAGGTAGCGAATATTGCACCGAAGAATAATAATCCAAGTTTCTTTTCAAAATTGTTGGCTGGTTCTGTCGGATGGGGAGATGCATGTATTATTGTTCCGTATGTCCTTTATAAGAGATATCAGGATAAGAGAATTCTTGAAGAAAACTATGAGATGATGCAAAAGTGGTATCACTTTCTTGAAGAACGTGCAAAGCAGAAGCCGAAGAATCCAATGAAGCTGTTAAAGAGAAATCCATACCGCAGATACACGATCGAGACAGGAATTGATTATGGTGAGTGGTGCGAGCCGGATGTGGAAAGTACGAATGCAATGCGTACTCCACAGGGAAAAGTGGCAACTGCGTATTTCGCAAAATCTGGAGAAATGCTTTCAGAGATTGCATCTATTCTTGGAAAAGAGGAAGATGCTTCCGCATATAGAAAAACAGCGCAAATGGCAAAGAAAGCATTCCGGCATATTGCTCTGAAGGATGGAAAAATCAGTTCTGACAGACAAGCAGAATATGTACGTGCAATCTCTTTTAACCTTCTGACAGAAGAAGAGAAAAAGCAGGCAGCAGAGGAACTGAATGCACTGGTAGTAAAAAATGATTATCATTTGAATACCGGATTCTTATCAACACCATCCCTTTGTCCGGTATTGGCGCAGTATGGATATATAGAAACAGCGTACAGACTGCTTTTGCAGGACACGAAGCCTGGCTGGTTATATGCAGTGAAAAAGGGGGCTACGACAATCTGGGAAACCTGGGACGGAATCAATGAAAAAGGAGAAGTGAAGGAATCATTGAACCATTATTCTTACGGTGCTGTGACTGGCTGGCTTTTCTCCGGAGTTTGTGGGATTTCTCTAAATGAAGGAAAAATCAGTATAACACCACAGCCGAATCCACAACTGGGATATGCAAAAGCAAGTTATCAATCACCAGTGGGAAGAATTGTCAGTGGATGGAAATATGAGAATGATAAACCAATATATGAAATTGAGATTCCGTCCAATACAGAGGCAGAAGTTACACTGCCGGATGGAAGAAAAAGAATCTTGACAGCAGGAAGCTATAAACTGTGATGAACAGAAATTCCAGTTCTGCAGGCTACATTTTTAATAAGGGGTTAGGAATTATGATTACCGTGTTAGTGATTGAAGATGATTACAGTACAAGGTTGGTTACAAAATTACATTTGAAAAATGAATACAATGTAGTGGAGGCATCCAATGGAGTAGAAGCACTGGAGAAGCTGGAACATCAGAAAGCAGATCTGGTCATTGCAGATGTGATGATGCCGAAGATGGACGGATATGAATTTGTAAAACAATTTCGGCTGATGAATAAAACAACTCCGATTCTCATGCTGACAGCAAAAAAAGAATGGGAAGATAAGAAGAATGGATTCGCAATCGGTATTGATGATTATATGACAAAACCTGTGCATTACGAAGAACTTCAGTGGAGAGTACGTGCACTTCTGAGAAGATCACAGATTCATCTGGAAAAGAAAATTACAATTGGCGATTTGATAATAAGCGAAGATGACAATACAGTAAGCTGTGGGGAAGAACGTATCACACTTCCCAAAAAAGAATTTGATTTGTTATTTAAACTTCTGTCCTATCCGAAGAAAGTATTTACTACAACACAATTGCTGGATGACATTTGGGGATATGAAACAGATTCTGATGAAACAACTGTAAGAACGCATATCAACCGTCTGCGGAAGCGGTTTGCTTCTTATCAGGAATTTGAAATTGTTACAGTACGTGGACTTGGGTATCGAGGAGAAATAAGATATGGTAAGTGAAGGAAGAAGGCGGATCGGTACAATTCGCTGGGCTGTCGGACTGGGGATTATCATCAATGTTTTTGCAGTTGCATCCTATCTGGTCATGGTAGCTATACGTTATTATTATTTTGATATAAAAAGTGACAATTTTTTAGTATGGAGCGTTGCAATCTATCAGACCATGGGAAATCTGTGTGGCGTTGTTCTTGCTGTTGTTTCTGCTATGTTGTATCGGAGAATGGAAAAACTGATCAATGGACTGGATGAGGTCGCAAAAGGAAATCTGGATGTAGAATTATCATTAAAGTATTCAGGTGAGTATAAAGCAATTTACGAAAACTTTAATCGCATGGTAAAAGAACTGAAAAATGCAGATGAGCAGCAGAAGCAGTTTATGAAAGATTTTTCCCATGAATTTAAGACACCGATTAACTCTGTAAAAGGAATGGCAGAATATTTGGCAGTAAATGAGCTCCCAAAAAAAGAGGAAAAAGAATATCTGAATATTATGGCAAAAGAAGCAGGGCGTTTATCCCAATTATCCCAGAATACCCTGTTACTTTCCAAACTTGAAAATATGGAGCTAATTCAGAAGAAAGAAAAATATCGGCTGGATTCCCAGATAAGGAATTGTGCAATTCTGCAGTTGCCGGCTTTTGAAACAAAATACATCAGTCTGGAAGTGAATCTTCCAGAGATATGGTATTTCGGAAACGAAGAGTTACTGGATGAAGTCTGGACGAATCTGCTAGACAATGCCAGAAAGTATTCATCGGAACATACAACGGTATTTATTAATGGAAGAAAGACAGAAGAAGGCATCTGGATTGAAGTAAAAGATGAGGGACAGGGAATGGATGATGATATAGTGAGTCATATTTTTGAACGTTATTATCAGGGGGATGACTCGCATGAAACATCGGGCTTTGGACTTGGATTGTCCATTGTAAAAAGAATTGTCGAATTGTCAGGCGGTTCTATACGTGTGGAGAGCAGAGCAGGAAAAGGAACATCATTTTTTGTATATTTATAAGCAAAAGTTTATGTTGAGTTTATATACATCTCTTATTCTATTATCAGAAAACAGGTGATGGATTACAGAAACAAAAAGCAGTAATCCACAGAATAAAGGAAGGAAAGAAGAAAGATGGATTTTTCAAGTGTAAATGGAAAAGTAGCAATTGTTACAGGAGCGGGCAGCGGAATTGGGGAGGCAGTTGCAAAGATTTTCGGAGAAAATAGAATGAAAGTAGTCTGTGCAGATATAAATATAGAACAGGGACAGGCAGTAGCAGATAAAATCTGTGCGAATGGTGGAGATGCAATATTTGTACAGACGGACTGCAGTGAGAACAGTCAGGTTAGAAATTTGATTGATAGAACAGTAGAGCATTATGGAAAGCTGGATGGAATTGTGAATAATGCAGGAATCGGGCAAGGAGGCCGTCCATTGCATGAATATGAGATGGAAGAGTATGACAAAATCTTTGAACTCAATAGTAAAGGTGTATTCGCCGGAATGAAATATGCGGCAGAAGCAATCTTTAAATCCCACAGTCAGGGTGGATTTCTAATCAATGTGGCATCCATTGCAGGTCTTATCCCACAGCGAGGACAGGCTCTTTATACAGCAACAAAGCATGGAGTTGTTGGCATGACGAAAGCAGCAGCACTCGACTATGCCCCATATGGAATTACTGTAAATGCAATCTGTCCTGGATATACGAAGACGTCTATCTTTGGAAATGCTCCGGAGCAGGCAATGGCATTTTTTGCAAAGGACTGTCCGGCAGGACGGATTGGAAACCCAGAAGAATGTGGATATCTGGCACTTTTCCTTGCAAGTGATTTGTCACGTTATATCACAGGAGCAGCCATTCCTGTAGACGGAGCATTATCGCAGGTCACATGAATGTATCAACATGGAAACATCCTGAGATTCGTGAGTAATAAAAGAAAAGAAGCCGGTGCGTTCAACGTAAAAAACGTTTGAAGCACCAGCTTTTTTTATATTAGGAAAGTCCTTGTATTTCACGGTTCATAAATTCAGAACTGACTTCCAAAGATCTTAAAGGAGATTTATCAATCCAGTTTTTATGACTCTCAAGAATAATGGCATCCACATTTACACGCAACGCCTGTGTTACAAGCTCTTTCAAATTCATATTACCATAGCCAAGTTCCATACTGTCAGATTTTAAAATTGGTGTCATGGATGCTCCTTCCAGTCTCGTTCCACGATCATTAATATGGTATAATTTCATGCGGCTGCCTAATTTTTTCATAAGTGAAATGGCAGATATGCCGGCTTCTGTAGGCCAGTAGGAATCAAACTCGAATCCGACCAGATCGGGATCTGTATTTTCGAACAGAAGGTCATAGGCTGTTTTCTCAGACTCCACTTTACGAAATTCACAGTTATGATTGTGATAAAGCAGGTGGATTCCAGATTGTTTAAGCGTTTTACCGGCTTCATTTAAATCACGCGCAAGTTTTAATACAGTGTTTTTGTCTGAATAATCAAAGCGGTACATTCCTGTGATAACAACTTTGTCAGTACCGAAATTTTTTGCTTCGGTAATCACAGTGTCAGATTCACGCTGAATAGTTCCAAGATCTTCATGGACACTGACAACCTGAAGCCCTGCTTGTTTTACAAGGGAAGCCCAGTCGTAATTGCCACCTT
This Ruminococcus hominis DNA region includes the following protein-coding sequences:
- a CDS encoding SDR family NAD(P)-dependent oxidoreductase, translated to MDFSSVNGKVAIVTGAGSGIGEAVAKIFGENRMKVVCADINIEQGQAVADKICANGGDAIFVQTDCSENSQVRNLIDRTVEHYGKLDGIVNNAGIGQGGRPLHEYEMEEYDKIFELNSKGVFAGMKYAAEAIFKSHSQGGFLINVASIAGLIPQRGQALYTATKHGVVGMTKAAALDYAPYGITVNAICPGYTKTSIFGNAPEQAMAFFAKDCPAGRIGNPEECGYLALFLASDLSRYITGAAIPVDGALSQVT
- a CDS encoding sugar phosphate isomerase/epimerase family protein; the protein is MAIRAVQQIMLGSVTKNEKETLETLNRIKKAGYDGIELNGFMIRPTSFLVRIMTKMAGMPVGKGGNYDWASLVKQAGLQVVSVHEDLGTIQRESDTVITEAKNFGTDKVVITGMYRFDYSDKNTVLKLARDLNEAGKTLKQSGIHLLYHNHNCEFRKVESEKTAYDLLFENTDPDLVGFEFDSYWPTEAGISAISLMKKLGSRMKLYHINDRGTRLEGASMTPILKSDSMELGYGNMNLKELVTQALRVNVDAIILESHKNWIDKSPLRSLEVSSEFMNREIQGLS
- a CDS encoding HAMP domain-containing sensor histidine kinase; translation: MVSEGRRRIGTIRWAVGLGIIINVFAVASYLVMVAIRYYYFDIKSDNFLVWSVAIYQTMGNLCGVVLAVVSAMLYRRMEKLINGLDEVAKGNLDVELSLKYSGEYKAIYENFNRMVKELKNADEQQKQFMKDFSHEFKTPINSVKGMAEYLAVNELPKKEEKEYLNIMAKEAGRLSQLSQNTLLLSKLENMELIQKKEKYRLDSQIRNCAILQLPAFETKYISLEVNLPEIWYFGNEELLDEVWTNLLDNARKYSSEHTTVFINGRKTEEGIWIEVKDEGQGMDDDIVSHIFERYYQGDDSHETSGFGLGLSIVKRIVELSGGSIRVESRAGKGTSFFVYL